A part of Saccharomonospora amisosensis genomic DNA contains:
- a CDS encoding S1C family serine protease: protein MSEATPDIEALDAYSRAVSSVARSVTPRVASVRLGMGGGSAVVLDDEGHLLTNAHVVGRARTGTATFSDGGESDFDVVGADPLSDLAVLRSRGRTPPPAALGDADRLVVGQLVVAVGSPLGFSGSVTAGVVSALGRAIPARQGRAARVIEDVIQTDAALNPGNSGGALADSTGKVVGINTAVAGLGLGLAVPVNATTRRIIDTLLVEGRVRRAYLGVVGVPAPLPDDVARRTGQRAGLRVVEVIVGGPAERAGLRAGDLVLTVGREQVSDAQGIQRRLFAEVIGVRLAITVLRNGAMVDVFAIPTELVG from the coding sequence GTGTCCGAAGCGACGCCCGATATCGAAGCGCTGGATGCCTACTCCCGCGCGGTGAGTTCCGTGGCGAGGTCGGTTACACCTCGTGTCGCGAGTGTTCGGCTGGGCATGGGCGGCGGTTCCGCCGTGGTCCTCGACGACGAAGGCCACCTGCTGACGAACGCGCACGTCGTGGGCCGTGCGAGAACCGGCACGGCGACCTTCTCCGACGGCGGCGAGTCGGACTTCGACGTCGTCGGCGCCGACCCGCTTTCCGACCTGGCGGTGCTGCGCTCGCGAGGGCGAACACCGCCGCCCGCGGCGCTAGGCGACGCCGACCGGCTCGTGGTTGGGCAACTTGTGGTGGCGGTGGGCAGCCCACTCGGCTTCTCCGGCTCGGTAACCGCGGGGGTCGTCAGCGCGCTCGGCAGAGCCATCCCCGCACGGCAGGGGCGAGCCGCCAGGGTGATCGAGGACGTTATCCAGACCGACGCGGCGCTCAACCCCGGCAACTCCGGTGGTGCACTGGCCGACTCGACGGGCAAGGTCGTCGGTATCAACACGGCCGTCGCCGGGCTCGGCCTCGGGCTCGCCGTACCTGTGAACGCCACGACCAGGCGGATCATCGACACCTTGCTGGTCGAGGGCAGGGTGCGACGCGCCTATCTCGGTGTGGTCGGCGTGCCTGCCCCGCTTCCGGACGACGTCGCGCGGCGCACCGGGCAGCGCGCGGGGCTTCGGGTCGTCGAGGTCATCGTGGGCGGGCCCGCGGAAAGGGCCGGACTCCGAGCGGGTGACCTCGTGCTCACCGTGGGACGCGAGCAAGTCAGCGACGCACAGGGCATCCAGCGGCGACTGTTCGCCGAAGTCATCGGTGTGCGACTGGCGATCACGGTGCTACGAAACGGCGCGATGGTGGACGTGTTCGCCATTCCGACCGAACTGGTGGGTTGA
- a CDS encoding peptide deformylase, with translation MTVHAIRIAGDPVLHTPTREVDKFDGELATLVDDMFETMYAAEGVGLAANQIGVDLRLFVYDCPDDEGVRHKGVVVNPRLETSQVPETMPDPDDDWEGCLSVPGESFPTGRADWAKVTGYDIEGQPIEVAGTGYFARCLQHETDHLDGYLYLDRLVGRHARAAKKMLKANNWGVPGNSWLPED, from the coding sequence GTGACCGTGCACGCCATCCGCATCGCAGGCGACCCCGTCCTGCACACGCCCACCCGTGAGGTGGACAAGTTCGACGGTGAGCTCGCCACGCTCGTCGACGACATGTTCGAGACGATGTACGCCGCTGAAGGGGTCGGTCTCGCCGCCAACCAGATCGGTGTCGACCTGCGACTGTTCGTCTATGACTGCCCTGACGACGAGGGGGTCCGGCACAAGGGTGTCGTCGTCAATCCGAGGTTGGAGACCTCGCAGGTTCCCGAGACGATGCCCGATCCCGACGACGACTGGGAGGGTTGCCTCTCGGTGCCCGGCGAGTCGTTCCCGACTGGTCGCGCCGACTGGGCCAAGGTCACCGGCTACGACATCGAGGGTCAGCCGATCGAGGTAGCTGGCACCGGCTACTTCGCGCGTTGCCTGCAGCACGAGACCGACCACCTCGACGGCTACCTCTACCTCGATCGTCTCGTGGGACGTCACGCCCGCGCCGCGAAGAAGATGCTCAAGGCGAACAACTGGGGCGTTCCCGGCAACAGCTGGCTGCCCGAGGACTGA
- a CDS encoding DUF3263 domain-containing protein: MDAAESMASAGQPPPPAQPADGLSQREQDVLAFERQWWRYAGAKEQAIRQAFGMSSTRYYQILNRLIDKQEAMRADPMLVKRLRKLRAARQRNRAARRLGIELP, encoded by the coding sequence ATGGACGCCGCGGAGTCGATGGCCTCGGCAGGCCAGCCGCCCCCGCCCGCCCAACCCGCTGACGGGCTCTCGCAACGGGAACAGGACGTGCTCGCCTTCGAGCGCCAATGGTGGCGGTACGCGGGTGCCAAGGAGCAGGCCATCCGGCAGGCATTCGGCATGTCGTCCACCCGCTACTACCAGATCTTGAATCGGCTCATCGACAAGCAGGAAGCCATGCGTGCGGACCCGATGCTGGTGAAGCGGCTCAGGAAGCTGCGTGCCGCCAGGCAGCGCAACCGCGCGGCACGGCGGTTGGGGATTGAACTGCCATGA
- a CDS encoding LytR C-terminal domain-containing protein, with translation MSIFDGLSRPVRAAGLGLLAVAVVAAVIGGVTLVVGDDDPGETAGEATSQAQPTPGGPSPDSRSQSAAPTSEGESTGKPSAPATSSSPPDGGDKGGDDQASTRDVPVRVYNNSTVHGLASRAGDDLRSAGWKVVETGNYSGGIIPTTTVYYREGTDEKAAATVLASQFGIRAEPRFHGIADSSPGLIVIVTRDYDGTANVK, from the coding sequence ATGAGCATCTTCGACGGGCTGTCCCGGCCGGTACGGGCCGCCGGCCTTGGCCTGCTCGCGGTCGCGGTGGTCGCCGCCGTCATCGGTGGAGTGACACTCGTGGTCGGCGACGACGACCCGGGCGAAACCGCGGGGGAAGCCACCTCGCAGGCGCAGCCGACGCCCGGCGGTCCGTCGCCGGACTCGCGGAGTCAGTCAGCTGCCCCTACCTCGGAAGGCGAGTCGACCGGCAAGCCGTCCGCACCCGCGACATCCAGCTCGCCCCCAGATGGTGGTGACAAGGGTGGCGACGATCAGGCCTCCACCCGTGACGTCCCCGTTCGCGTCTACAACAACAGCACTGTCCACGGTCTGGCCTCCCGCGCGGGCGACGACCTGCGGTCGGCGGGCTGGAAGGTCGTCGAGACCGGAAACTACTCGGGCGGCATCATCCCGACCACCACCGTGTACTACCGCGAAGGTACCGACGAGAAGGCCGCCGCGACCGTGCTGGCCAGCCAGTTCGGTATCAGGGCGGAGCCGCGGTTTCATGGGATCGCGGACTCCTCGCCAGGGCTGATCGTGATCGTGACCAGGGACTACGACGGCACGGCCAACGTGAAGTAG
- a CDS encoding AAA family ATPase, translating into MTAQLTLTVRHTPSALDSRRGVVRLHREVLDALGLRAWDAVRLTGARISAALAAPSHDGGSPGVALLDDVTMANLGVREGAEVVVAPCEVAAARSVTVSGSRLARLSLSGHTLRLALIGKVLTVGDAVSLLPQDLAPPPGADTSAVRGQLSRAIGATWTSELLTVTGTDPAGPVAVGQSTVVNWRDEVTRDGGADKTAQPSAARAEPTPTAMNTQEDPAEQPPPLADLAGAQEAARRLREWLDLAFHRPDLLARLGTSQRLGVLLSGPEGVGKATLVRAVARAEDIPVVTLAAPTLAVLEPEAATNRLTEAVRRAEAGETAAVLLITDIDAALPASQPPPVATVLLEKLRAALGRPGLAVVATSAHPESVDPRLRSVDLLDRELTLALPDTGTRTELLRILLRDTPVEPGVDLGAVAEKTPGFVAADLVALRRDAALRAALRHRGGETDPRIRQQDLLDALESVRPISMSSSDTLATGGLTLDDVGDMAAVKQSLTETVLWPLRYPDSFARLGVAPPRGVLIYGPPGNGKTFLVRALAGTGALNVFAVKGAELMDKWVGESERAVRELFRRAAEAAPSLIFLDEVDALAPRRGQSADSGVADRVVAALLTELDGVEPVRDVVVLGATNRPELVDPALLRPGRLERLVYVPPPDADARAAILRASARNTPLALDVDLDQLARTLDGYSAADCAALIREAALTAMRESLEAAEVTAAHLAKARDAVRPSLDPEQLATLEAYANTRR; encoded by the coding sequence GTGACCGCGCAGCTCACGCTCACCGTCCGCCACACCCCCTCCGCACTCGACTCCAGACGCGGGGTCGTCCGGCTGCATCGCGAGGTACTCGACGCACTGGGCTTGCGTGCCTGGGACGCGGTGCGGCTGACCGGGGCCAGGATCAGCGCCGCGCTGGCCGCCCCTTCGCACGACGGCGGTTCTCCGGGCGTGGCGCTGCTGGACGATGTCACCATGGCGAACCTCGGTGTCAGGGAGGGCGCCGAGGTGGTCGTCGCCCCGTGCGAAGTGGCGGCGGCCCGTTCGGTCACCGTATCCGGTTCACGGCTGGCCAGGCTGTCGTTGAGCGGCCACACGCTGCGGTTGGCGCTCATCGGCAAGGTACTCACCGTCGGCGACGCGGTTTCGCTGCTGCCGCAGGACCTCGCCCCGCCGCCGGGCGCTGACACCTCCGCCGTGCGCGGTCAGCTTTCCCGCGCCATCGGCGCCACGTGGACCAGCGAACTGCTCACCGTCACCGGCACCGACCCGGCGGGTCCCGTGGCCGTCGGACAGTCCACAGTGGTCAACTGGCGGGACGAGGTGACGCGGGACGGCGGGGCCGACAAGACCGCACAGCCGTCCGCAGCGCGGGCCGAACCGACACCCACGGCCATGAACACGCAGGAGGACCCTGCCGAGCAGCCACCGCCGCTTGCCGACCTCGCCGGGGCGCAGGAAGCGGCACGGCGCCTTCGCGAGTGGCTCGACCTGGCCTTCCACCGTCCCGACCTGCTGGCCAGGCTGGGCACCTCACAGCGGCTCGGCGTGCTGCTCTCCGGACCGGAAGGGGTAGGAAAGGCCACGCTCGTCCGCGCGGTCGCACGTGCCGAAGACATCCCCGTCGTGACGCTGGCGGCACCGACGCTGGCCGTGCTGGAGCCCGAAGCCGCGACCAACCGGCTCACCGAGGCCGTGCGGCGAGCCGAGGCGGGCGAGACCGCCGCCGTGTTGCTGATCACCGACATCGACGCGGCACTGCCCGCGAGTCAGCCGCCGCCGGTAGCCACGGTGCTGCTGGAGAAGTTGCGAGCGGCACTGGGACGGCCCGGCCTCGCGGTTGTGGCCACGAGCGCACATCCTGAGTCGGTCGACCCCCGGCTGCGGTCGGTGGACCTGCTCGACCGCGAACTCACGCTCGCGTTGCCCGACACCGGGACGCGCACCGAACTGCTGCGAATCCTGCTGCGCGACACCCCCGTCGAGCCGGGTGTCGACCTGGGCGCGGTCGCCGAGAAGACACCCGGGTTCGTGGCCGCCGACCTCGTCGCCCTGCGGCGCGACGCCGCCCTGCGAGCCGCGTTGCGGCACCGCGGCGGTGAAACCGACCCTCGCATCCGCCAGCAGGACCTGCTCGACGCGCTCGAGTCGGTCCGGCCCATCTCGATGTCCTCATCGGACACCCTGGCCACCGGCGGGTTGACCCTTGACGATGTGGGCGACATGGCAGCGGTCAAGCAGTCGCTGACCGAGACCGTGCTGTGGCCGCTTCGCTATCCCGACTCGTTCGCGCGACTCGGTGTCGCCCCGCCGCGAGGCGTGCTGATCTACGGCCCGCCAGGCAACGGGAAGACGTTCCTGGTGCGTGCCCTCGCCGGCACCGGTGCGTTGAACGTGTTCGCGGTCAAGGGCGCGGAGTTGATGGACAAGTGGGTCGGCGAGTCGGAGCGGGCCGTGCGCGAACTGTTCCGCAGAGCGGCCGAAGCCGCGCCGTCGCTGATCTTTCTGGACGAAGTGGACGCCCTAGCGCCTCGCAGGGGGCAGTCCGCGGACTCCGGTGTCGCCGATCGGGTGGTGGCGGCGTTGCTGACCGAATTGGACGGGGTGGAACCGGTGCGCGACGTCGTCGTGCTCGGAGCGACAAATCGCCCGGAACTGGTCGACCCGGCGCTGCTGCGGCCGGGCAGGTTGGAGCGACTGGTGTATGTGCCGCCGCCGGACGCCGACGCGCGCGCGGCCATCCTGCGGGCGAGCGCGAGGAACACCCCGCTGGCGCTGGATGTGGATCTCGACCAGCTCGCCCGTACCCTGGACGGCTACTCCGCGGCCGACTGCGCCGCGCTGATCCGGGAAGCCGCGCTGACCGCCATGCGGGAGTCACTGGAGGCGGCAGAGGTCACGGCCGCGCACCTGGCGAAGGCGAGGGACGCGGTGCGCCCTTCGCTGGACCCGGAGCAACTGGCCACGCTGGAGGCGTACGCCAATACCCGTCGCTGA
- the pssA gene encoding CDP-diacylglycerol--serine O-phosphatidyltransferase codes for MARTTPGVRLLPNAITVLALCAGLSAVQFALVGQHVLAIGAIGVAAVLDSLDGRIARLLDATSKMGAELDSLSDAISFGVAPALVLYIWLAEAGRLGWVAALIFAVCIVLRLARFNTLLDDTEQPPYAGEFFVGVPAPAGGLLVLLPVIVTLQFGEGWWSSQAAVWLWTVAVAGLLISRIPTLSLKKLRAPAKAVAPLLVGVGLVAAAIIQYPLIALIAALLLYLVHIPYSVHRYRWLAKHPEAWDVPPRERRAIRRARSQRRLGLRRPQFRRVAGAARRAVLRPRAAQHVPRVYPPEVTAPPSRVSTRGPRRRNWRRIGLRRSD; via the coding sequence ATGGCCCGGACCACCCCCGGCGTCCGGTTGCTGCCGAACGCGATCACCGTGCTCGCCCTGTGTGCGGGCCTTTCCGCCGTCCAGTTCGCGCTTGTCGGCCAGCATGTGCTGGCGATCGGCGCCATCGGGGTCGCGGCGGTGCTCGACAGCCTGGACGGCAGAATCGCGCGACTGCTCGACGCCACCTCCAAGATGGGCGCCGAGTTGGACTCGCTCTCCGACGCCATCTCGTTCGGCGTCGCGCCCGCTCTCGTGCTCTACATCTGGCTCGCCGAGGCAGGCAGGCTGGGCTGGGTCGCCGCGCTGATCTTCGCGGTGTGCATAGTGTTGCGACTAGCCCGGTTCAACACCCTGCTCGACGACACCGAGCAGCCGCCGTACGCGGGCGAGTTCTTCGTCGGCGTACCCGCTCCGGCAGGCGGACTGCTGGTGTTGCTGCCGGTGATCGTCACGCTCCAGTTCGGTGAGGGCTGGTGGTCCTCGCAGGCGGCGGTGTGGCTGTGGACCGTCGCCGTGGCGGGCCTGCTGATCAGCCGCATCCCCACGCTGTCGCTGAAGAAGCTACGAGCGCCCGCCAAGGCGGTCGCCCCGCTACTGGTCGGCGTGGGCCTGGTGGCCGCGGCGATCATCCAGTACCCGCTGATCGCACTCATCGCCGCGCTGCTGCTGTACCTGGTGCACATCCCGTACTCGGTACACCGGTACCGCTGGCTGGCCAAGCACCCCGAGGCGTGGGACGTACCGCCGAGGGAACGCAGAGCCATCAGGCGCGCCCGAAGCCAGCGCAGGCTCGGCCTTCGCAGGCCGCAGTTCCGCAGGGTCGCGGGCGCGGCAAGGCGGGCGGTACTGCGGCCGCGCGCTGCCCAGCACGTGCCACGGGTGTACCCGCCCGAGGTGACCGCGCCGCCGTCCCGCGTGAGCACCCGCGGTCCAAGGCGCAGGAACTGGCGGCGGATCGGCCTGCGCCGAAGCGACTGA
- a CDS encoding phosphatidylserine decarboxylase, which produces MSSNSLGHAVRLARETLPPMHPAGRPFVLGAAAATLVLRRYSRPLGVLAGLGTLATAAFFREPKRVPPQRDGLAIAAADGVVSLIEEASPPPELGLPELPRTRVSVFLSVFDVHVQRAPASGKVERVAYRPGKFVSADLDKASEDNERNSLLLRTDEGHELVVVQIAGLVARRILCQVGEGDRVEAGSTYGLIRFGSRVDTYLPPGSRVLVSKGQRTIGGETPLAELGV; this is translated from the coding sequence ATGAGCTCCAACTCGCTCGGCCATGCCGTGCGGCTCGCCCGTGAAACCCTCCCGCCGATGCATCCAGCAGGGCGGCCGTTCGTGCTCGGGGCGGCCGCCGCGACCCTCGTGCTTCGCCGCTACTCCCGCCCGCTGGGTGTACTCGCCGGCCTCGGCACCCTCGCCACCGCCGCGTTCTTCCGTGAACCGAAGCGAGTGCCGCCGCAGCGCGACGGGCTGGCGATCGCCGCCGCCGACGGTGTCGTCTCGTTGATCGAGGAGGCGAGCCCGCCGCCTGAACTCGGCCTACCCGAACTACCGCGCACGCGGGTGAGCGTGTTCCTTTCGGTGTTCGACGTGCATGTCCAGCGCGCTCCCGCTTCCGGCAAGGTCGAGCGCGTCGCCTACCGGCCGGGCAAGTTCGTCTCCGCCGACCTCGACAAGGCGAGTGAGGACAACGAGCGCAACTCGCTGCTGCTGCGTACCGACGAAGGACACGAACTCGTCGTCGTGCAGATCGCGGGTCTTGTGGCACGGCGTATCCTCTGCCAGGTCGGTGAGGGCGACCGGGTCGAGGCCGGATCGACCTACGGCCTCATCCGATTCGGCTCACGGGTGGACACCTACCTACCACCCGGAAGCCGGGTGCTGGTCAGCAAGGGCCAGCGCACCATCGGTGGCGAGACCCCACTCGCCGAGCTAGGAGTCTGA
- a CDS encoding GlsB/YeaQ/YmgE family stress response membrane protein, which produces MGFFSWIVFGALAGWAANLIVGGRQRRPQGCLLSVLVGVVGAALGGLLYRATTGEEKAFGFDFASFGVAVLGAVLLLAVLRLATRR; this is translated from the coding sequence ATGGGCTTCTTCTCGTGGATCGTCTTCGGCGCGCTGGCGGGCTGGGCCGCCAACCTCATCGTGGGTGGAAGGCAGCGCCGCCCACAGGGCTGCCTGCTGAGCGTGCTCGTCGGCGTCGTGGGCGCCGCGCTCGGCGGCCTGCTGTACCGCGCGACCACCGGCGAGGAGAAGGCGTTCGGCTTCGATTTCGCCAGCTTCGGTGTCGCCGTGCTCGGTGCGGTGCTGCTGCTCGCCGTACTGCGCCTGGCGACACGGCGCTAG
- the moeA gene encoding molybdopterin molybdotransferase MoeA, whose product MISVEEHRASIIELLGTRPAVELPLADCAGLVLAEDVRAGVSLPPFDNSAMDGYAVRAVDVAGASEETPVELPVAEDIPAGRTDVPTLPPGTAHRIMTGAPVPPGADSVVVVERTDRGVERVRVFGTAEPGAHIRRTGEDVASGSVALARGTVLGPAQLGLASSVGLDRLPVHAPPRVLVVSTGTELVLPPNPLRHGQIYESNSVMLVAALRALGCQVESVRSVADDVEQFRASVEPKLAQVDLLVTSGGVSAGAYEVVKDSLADVGVSFAKVAMQPGGPQGCGRWNGVPVVTLPGNPVSVLVSFEAFLRPALLTSLGHTDVDRQRVRARLTETLRSPKGKRQFRRGYYTHEQGEVTGVVGPRGGPGSHLLAAFTQANCLIVIDADVTEVEQNSEVDVLLF is encoded by the coding sequence GTGATCTCCGTCGAAGAGCACCGAGCAAGCATCATCGAACTGCTCGGTACCCGCCCCGCAGTGGAACTGCCCCTGGCCGACTGTGCGGGACTTGTGCTGGCCGAGGACGTGCGTGCCGGCGTCTCGCTGCCCCCGTTCGACAACTCGGCCATGGACGGCTACGCCGTTCGAGCCGTCGATGTCGCGGGCGCGAGCGAGGAGACGCCCGTCGAGCTGCCCGTGGCCGAGGACATCCCCGCCGGGCGCACGGACGTACCCACGCTGCCGCCCGGCACCGCACACCGGATCATGACGGGCGCACCGGTACCACCCGGCGCCGACAGTGTCGTGGTGGTGGAACGCACGGACCGTGGCGTCGAGCGGGTCCGCGTGTTCGGCACGGCCGAACCTGGCGCCCACATCCGCCGTACCGGCGAGGATGTGGCGAGCGGCTCCGTCGCGCTGGCCAGGGGAACCGTGCTCGGACCCGCGCAGCTGGGCCTGGCCTCGTCCGTCGGACTCGACCGCCTGCCCGTCCACGCCCCGCCAAGGGTGCTCGTGGTCTCGACGGGCACCGAACTGGTGCTGCCGCCTAACCCGCTTCGGCACGGCCAGATCTACGAGTCCAACAGCGTCATGCTGGTCGCCGCGCTCCGCGCGCTGGGCTGCCAGGTGGAGTCGGTGCGCAGCGTCGCCGACGACGTCGAACAGTTCCGCGCCAGTGTCGAACCCAAGCTCGCGCAGGTTGACCTACTCGTCACCTCCGGCGGGGTCAGCGCGGGCGCATACGAGGTCGTCAAGGACAGCTTGGCGGATGTGGGCGTCAGCTTCGCGAAGGTCGCGATGCAGCCCGGTGGCCCGCAGGGCTGCGGACGCTGGAACGGCGTTCCGGTGGTGACGCTGCCAGGCAACCCGGTAAGCGTGCTCGTGTCGTTCGAGGCGTTCCTGCGGCCCGCGCTGCTGACCTCCCTCGGACACACCGACGTCGACCGGCAGCGAGTGCGGGCACGGCTCACCGAGACGCTTCGCTCGCCGAAGGGCAAGCGTCAGTTCCGCCGCGGCTACTACACCCACGAGCAAGGCGAGGTGACCGGAGTCGTCGGCCCACGTGGCGGGCCGGGTTCCCACCTGCTCGCCGCGTTCACACAGGCCAACTGCCTCATCGTGATCGACGCGGACGTCACCGAGGTCGAACAGAACTCCGAGGTCGACGTGTTGCTGTTCTAG
- a CDS encoding TIGR00266 family protein, which produces MQVQVRHQPSFAVARLLLAPGEPVQVEAGAMVATSYGVHVQSQAQGGVLKGLGRALLGGESLFVSTFTAPQNGGWVDIAAHLPGDLQTINLDGRTGWCVTRGSWLASAYGVQTETRWGGFGQLFGGEGGFLTHATGQGQLVVACYGALDLVTLQQGEMITIDSGHVVAYADTVQSQLRKVSSGAIQSLKSGEGFVFDFAGPGQVLTQTRNPSALSAWVVAQVPSR; this is translated from the coding sequence ATGCAGGTTCAGGTGCGGCACCAGCCATCGTTCGCGGTCGCCAGGTTGCTGCTCGCGCCGGGGGAGCCGGTACAGGTCGAGGCGGGGGCGATGGTGGCGACCAGCTACGGGGTTCATGTGCAGTCGCAGGCGCAGGGCGGTGTGCTGAAGGGGCTCGGCAGGGCGCTGCTCGGCGGGGAGTCGCTGTTCGTTTCCACGTTCACCGCGCCGCAGAACGGTGGTTGGGTCGACATCGCGGCCCACCTGCCCGGTGACCTTCAGACGATCAACCTGGACGGTCGAACCGGCTGGTGTGTCACGCGGGGGTCGTGGCTTGCCTCCGCCTACGGGGTGCAGACCGAGACCAGGTGGGGCGGGTTCGGTCAACTGTTCGGCGGTGAGGGCGGCTTCCTGACGCACGCCACCGGGCAGGGACAACTCGTCGTGGCGTGTTACGGCGCGCTCGACCTGGTGACGCTGCAACAGGGCGAGATGATCACGATCGACTCCGGACACGTCGTGGCCTATGCCGACACGGTGCAGTCGCAGTTGCGGAAGGTTTCCTCCGGGGCCATCCAGTCGTTGAAGAGTGGTGAGGGCTTCGTGTTCGACTTCGCGGGCCCCGGTCAGGTTCTGACGCAGACCCGCAATCCGTCGGCGCTGTCGGCATGGGTGGTGGCGCAAGTGCCGTCCAGGTAG
- a CDS encoding AIM24 family protein, producing MRVHTRHTPSFGVARISLAAGEAVEADPATLLASSFGVTPTRSGRGRQASVFTAPAEGGWLDLAPAVPGDVHPLEFDGKIGWSVVRDSVLARPATVRRDHPWPALQALFGGDAGFLEHFSGTGLLLLASRGPVDSFTLRAGEVITVVPRFLLAYPDTVQVRLRAVDPSGPQSVRTGEGLVLDFAGPATLLVQARGRD from the coding sequence ATGCGGGTACACACTCGGCACACGCCCAGCTTCGGCGTAGCCAGGATCTCGCTCGCGGCGGGGGAGGCGGTGGAGGCCGACCCCGCCACGCTTCTGGCGAGCAGCTTCGGCGTGACACCGACTAGATCGGGGCGGGGCAGGCAGGCTTCGGTGTTCACGGCACCCGCCGAGGGTGGCTGGCTCGATCTTGCACCGGCCGTGCCAGGCGATGTTCATCCGCTCGAGTTCGACGGCAAGATCGGCTGGTCGGTAGTGCGCGACAGCGTGCTCGCGCGGCCAGCAACCGTGCGCAGGGATCATCCGTGGCCCGCGCTGCAAGCCCTGTTCGGCGGCGACGCCGGTTTCCTCGAGCACTTCAGCGGCACCGGTCTCCTGCTGCTCGCCAGCAGGGGACCGGTGGACTCGTTCACGTTGCGGGCGGGTGAGGTGATCACCGTGGTGCCTCGATTCCTGCTCGCCTATCCGGACACGGTGCAGGTCCGGCTGCGGGCTGTCGACCCGTCCGGTCCGCAGTCCGTGCGTACCGGAGAAGGGCTCGTGCTCGACTTCGCCGGACCTGCCACGTTGCTCGTGCAGGCTCGTGGCCGTGACTGA
- a CDS encoding cold-shock protein, whose translation MAVGTVKWFNAEKGYGFIESPDGPDVFVHYSAIQADGFRTLDEGDRVEFEITAGRDGRSQAADVRKVS comes from the coding sequence GTGGCTGTCGGCACGGTCAAGTGGTTCAACGCGGAAAAGGGCTACGGGTTCATCGAGTCACCTGACGGCCCGGACGTCTTCGTACATTACTCCGCCATTCAGGCGGACGGTTTCCGGACCCTCGACGAGGGTGACCGGGTGGAATTCGAGATAACGGCGGGACGCGACGGTCGCAGCCAGGCCGCTGACGTTCGCAAGGTCTCATAG